The following coding sequences lie in one Cannabis sativa cultivar Pink pepper isolate KNU-18-1 chromosome 5, ASM2916894v1, whole genome shotgun sequence genomic window:
- the LOC133037694 gene encoding E3 ubiquitin-protein ligase At3g02290-like, which translates to MGASLCCFGSSNTNNEKSFVPKVSNRRTTNVNTNGQQASREEIKPKTQVIVKTRISNVQEEEEKEECPTCLDEYTVDNPKIMTKCRHHFHLSCIYEWQERSNLCPVCQRVMQYDDLEGNQR; encoded by the exons ATGGGTGCATCGCTATGTTGCTTTGGTTCATCAAATACTAACAATGAAAAAAGTTTTGTCCCTAAA GTTTCCAATAGACGTACTACTAATGTTAATACTAATGGCCAACAAGCTTCTAGAGAAGAGATTAAGCCCAAAACTCAAGTAATTGTAAAAACCCGAATTTCGAATgtacaagaagaagaagaaaaagaagaatgtCCTACTTGTCTTGAcg AGTACACAGTTGATAATCCAAAAATTATGACAAAATGTCGTCATCATTTTCATCTCTCATGTATATATGAATGGCAGGAAAGAAGCAATCTTTGCCCCGTTTGTCAAAGG gtaATGCAATATGATGATTTAGAGGGCAACCAAAGATAG